The Clavelina lepadiformis chromosome 1, kaClaLepa1.1, whole genome shotgun sequence genome segment cgaaacagcaGTTTGCAGCAACATATAAAAAtacacactggagagcgtctTTATCAATGTcaagtttgttgcaaatcatttgcACAAAACAGCACTTTGTGTTGTCATATGAAAACACACGCTGGACTCGGTGCTTTTCATTGTCAGATTTGTTACAAGTCATTTGCACAAAACGCCTATTTACAAACTCATTTGAAAGTTCATATTGGAGAGCGTCCTTAtaaatgtgcaatttgttgcaaatcattttcaaaaagctgcaatttgcagcgtcatatgagaatccacactggagagcgcccttatcaatgtgatgtttgttgcaaatcattttcacgaaacagccatttgaagcaacatatgaaaatacacactggagagcgcccttatcaatgtgatgtttgttgcaaatcattttcacgaaacagcaTTTTGCAGtgtcatatgagaatccacactggagagcgcccttatcaatgtgatgtttgctgcaaatcattttcacgaaacagcaATTTGCAGTGTCATATGATAGTCCACACTGAAGAGcacccttatcaatgcaatgtttgttgcaaatcattttcagatAACAGCAATTTGCgtcgtcatatgaaagtccacgaTGGAAAGTAGCGGTAtccatttcaaatttttttgcaaatcattttcatatAACAGTGATCTGCAGCATCATATGAAAATCAACATTAgagagcaaccttatcaatgtgatgtttgttgcaaatctttTTCACAAGACAGCCATCTCCAAGTCATATGGCGCTACACACTAACTAGAATGCTTATAAATGTggtttttgctttaaattactTTTACATAGTATTACTATTTGCGACACTGGAGGCGACGACAGCAGTGTTCTTGTTGTGAAAAGTTGTTTGGATTGAAGTCGTCTTTGTCAAAGCACAGGGAAGTTTACAATTCAGGATCTCCAGAGAAatgatgacattttaaaaagctatttggacataaatctacttttaaaaatcatttacattttattcttAAAGATTCTGTCGTTTAATGAttcatgttttgaaatcatttttgctacaacattttgagattgtTTTCTTAATGCAAAGACATAGATATTTAATGCTTCAGTCGCATACATCttgtaacaatatttttagttttagattTGTTTACTCTTTCATGTTTAAGTGATTGagtattatttaaaaactggAACTTCATTCGGCAAAGCTAGAGATTTTCAAGATcactgtttatttttcatttactgCTGGCAACTTTATGGTTTACTATAGAATGTCTTCttacagaaacaaagaaaattttcaccGTGCATAGACCAATGCGAATTTGAAATGATGACACTTTCAAATAATATACTTATACAAATACACTTGACATAAATATACTTTTAAATTTCCCCGTTATTCTTACAGAATCTGTTCTTCAGCGAATCGTTGTTTTTACACCATTTTTGCTGCAACATTTCAagattgttttgaaatttattggtGCATAAATGCCGTAAATTGAACAAGAATCAATAAGCTATTTGCACCCAACCCCACACTCTCACAACTACTTCTGCTATGGACCGACTTTCAAAGTTTACTTTGGACTTTATGTGAAACATTCGATTACCGTGTTAGTTGGATCTACATCTAGAGTTTAAATCAGCAAAGCTAGAgatgaatttgttaaaaacttcattataacttatttttcaaatcatttttgcGAAATCACAAATTGCATAGTCATATGGAAGTCTATATTGGACAGCGCCTTTATTAATGTAATGTTTCTTTCAAATAGATATGTtacacactggagagcgcaattaatcaaatttttagtttaggTGTGAATCAGATCTACTATAAGTGTAGATGTGGTAAT includes the following:
- the LOC143444206 gene encoding uncharacterized protein LOC143444206 — protein: MRNVDTSQPSDVQSELVFLHIRAVEEESMQNLEASCFETGHQITPMLNSIVPQSENEENEFKGDVADSENLNEKIVQKYNDCNMSALKFSDKEKTSCKNFGSNKSNISCLSETIDKDKEKHFCCKVCDKSFKRKSTLNVHLRSHTGEQPYQCRICCKSFSQNSNLQRHMKVHIGERPYQCDVCCKSFSRNSSLQQHIKIHTGERLYQCQVCCKSFAQNSTLCCHMKTHAGLGAFHCQICYKSFAQNAYLQTHLKVHIGERPYKCAICCKSFSKSCNLQRHMRIHTGERPYQCDVCCKSFSRNSHLKQHMKIHTGERPYQCDVCCKSFSRNSILQCHMRIHTGERPYQCDVCCKSFSRNSNLQCHMIVHTEEHPYQCNVCCKSFSDNSNLRRHMKVHDGK